A DNA window from Candidatus Saccharimonadales bacterium contains the following coding sequences:
- the folP gene encoding dihydropteroate synthase has product MSTQIMAIINTSPDSFAGDGITVSDEEPLKNHIQTALDQGADLLDIGGQSTRPGAVIIDIEEEIRRVVPAVTIARQLTDKPISVDTFKPAVAEAALKAGATIVNDITGCADPAMIEFVKNSGCQVVIMHMRGTPETMSRLTDYPEGVVSAAKTFLFNQAEKLVEAGIKKENIILDPGIGFAKTASQSFELTHHIQEFTGKGYRVLYGASNKSFIGKALAVNGEPAPVVDRAVGTVVVQSLAMMGGVDIVRVHDVASAVQTRIVTEAITGSRKITL; this is encoded by the coding sequence ATGTCTACTCAGATCATGGCCATTATCAATACCTCGCCTGATTCATTCGCAGGTGACGGCATTACGGTTAGCGACGAAGAACCGCTTAAAAACCATATTCAAACAGCACTCGATCAAGGAGCTGACCTATTAGATATCGGCGGCCAAAGCACACGACCCGGAGCGGTTATTATTGATATCGAAGAAGAAATCAGGCGCGTCGTCCCTGCGGTTACCATCGCTAGGCAACTGACCGATAAGCCCATTTCTGTCGATACGTTCAAGCCTGCCGTCGCCGAAGCCGCGCTAAAAGCCGGGGCAACGATCGTAAATGACATTACCGGATGTGCCGACCCAGCAATGATCGAGTTTGTTAAAAATTCAGGCTGCCAGGTAGTTATCATGCACATGCGTGGCACGCCCGAAACAATGAGCAGGCTGACTGATTACCCTGAAGGCGTCGTATCTGCCGCTAAAACGTTTTTATTTAACCAAGCTGAAAAACTAGTAGAAGCCGGCATTAAAAAAGAAAATATTATTCTTGATCCGGGTATTGGCTTTGCAAAAACTGCCAGCCAAAGTTTTGAACTGACTCATCACATACAAGAGTTCACAGGGAAGGGCTACCGGGTGCTATACGGGGCATCCAATAAAAGCTTTATCGGCAAAGCACTCGCAGTTAACGGTGAGCCTGCGCCCGTAGTAGACCGGGCGGTTGGTACGGTCGTCGTACAATCCCTTGCGATGATGGGCGGCGTCGATATCGTCCGCGTTCATGACGTCGCATCCGCAGTCCAAACCCGTATAGTTACCGAGGCAATCACCGGAAGCCGGAAAATTACCCTATGA
- a CDS encoding endonuclease VII domain-containing protein, with product MNKSQKHRLKDLEAYRERKREYAKTESQKEKRRLYMRKWRAKNQEKSNAARREYHHRNKTAVNARQKIQHIKYKYGLTLEQFEAMTIAQNGQCRLCGRIPKAGKIRGLHVDHSHTTGQIRGLLCVSCNTILGRIEAVGLDKFATYLKLIKE from the coding sequence ATGAATAAGAGTCAGAAACATAGACTAAAAGACTTAGAAGCATACCGGGAGAGAAAAAGGGAATACGCAAAAACGGAAAGTCAAAAAGAAAAACGTAGACTTTATATGAGAAAGTGGAGAGCAAAGAACCAAGAAAAGAGTAACGCAGCTCGTCGCGAATATCATCATAGAAATAAAACAGCCGTAAACGCAAGACAAAAGATTCAGCACATTAAATACAAGTATGGTTTAACTTTAGAGCAATTTGAAGCAATGACTATAGCTCAAAATGGTCAATGCAGATTGTGCGGCAGAATTCCTAAAGCGGGGAAAATCAGAGGACTACATGTTGACCACTCACATACAACTGGACAGATAAGAGGATTGCTGTGCGTGTCCTGTAATACTATACTAGGCAGAATTGAAGCAGTCGGTTTAGATAAGTTTGCCACATACCTAAAACTAATAAAGGAATAA
- a CDS encoding MarR family transcriptional regulator — protein sequence MNRAKMIVNIVSDFAVLRRRSSQIMDSWWKGYSRSQRELLGILARHPEGTSIKELASIVGVSSSAITQRVESLQKLDLVERNMSSHDNRFVRVALSKKAFDGLRKALPSYARFADKSYFHTLDDEELKQFSLLMGKLAQGIEPTTNK from the coding sequence ATGAACAGAGCAAAAATGATCGTCAATATCGTGAGCGATTTCGCTGTTTTAAGGCGTCGGTCGTCACAAATAATGGATAGTTGGTGGAAAGGCTATAGCCGTTCCCAGCGCGAACTACTAGGCATTTTAGCGCGTCACCCTGAAGGAACAAGCATAAAAGAGCTTGCCAGTATCGTAGGTGTCAGCAGCAGCGCGATCACGCAACGCGTGGAGTCCCTGCAGAAGCTTGATTTAGTCGAACGTAATATGTCATCGCATGATAACCGGTTCGTTAGGGTAGCACTTTCAAAAAAAGCATTTGACGGCCTACGAAAAGCACTGCCATCTTATGCCCGATTTGCGGATAAAAGCTATTTTCACACGCTTGATGATGAGGAATTGAAGCAGTTCAGCCTGTTAATGGGAAAGTTAGCCCAGGGCATAGAACCAACGACAAATAAGTAG
- a CDS encoding VOC family protein: MQSKLNPYLGFKDNAREAMEFYKTVFGGKLEVHTFEEYHASEDPGEADKVMHSMLEAENGITFMASDTPNGMEYKPGTNVSMSLSGDSDVELAGYFNKLSEGGTVTQPLESAPWGDKFGMVNDKFGIQWMVSIAGKKEA, translated from the coding sequence ATGCAATCAAAACTAAACCCATATTTAGGTTTTAAAGATAACGCCCGTGAAGCGATGGAATTTTATAAAACCGTCTTTGGCGGCAAACTCGAAGTCCATACTTTCGAGGAATACCATGCTTCTGAAGATCCAGGTGAAGCTGACAAGGTCATGCACTCTATGCTCGAAGCCGAAAACGGTATTACCTTTATGGCATCAGACACTCCTAACGGCATGGAATACAAACCTGGTACGAATGTCAGTATGTCACTCAGTGGCGATAGTGACGTGGAACTAGCCGGTTACTTTAACAAGCTTTCCGAAGGTGGCACGGTCACGCAGCCACTTGAAAGCGCTCCTTGGGGTGACAAATTCGGCATGGTGAATGACAAGTTCGGCATTCAGTGGATGGTGAGCATCGCTGGTAAAAAAGAAGCGTAG
- a CDS encoding helix-turn-helix domain-containing protein, with translation MVKSLQKSAKRLRELNLPHPGILDQEGFKAHFELHCYEPSDILQPFVTHIWTQRQKSSTQTPYQPIEILSGPNVYLFFSAKKAFIHSTIPGKFRYNPHADGVIAGVKFQPGGFYPFLKRPLSEMMDKTIPVTAVFPGADADFISKLLASSDKEIVSSLEALLTSRLPAYDRNLQLVGKIMAALDTNELPQNVKGIAKTIGKSERSLQLLFHTYVGVSLKWVLTRRRLLDTIRQVHTHAGITWTEAAAEQGYSSQSHFTREFKSATGVSPSQYLKATRTDTNK, from the coding sequence ATGGTAAAAAGCTTGCAAAAATCCGCAAAACGCTTACGCGAACTTAATCTCCCTCATCCGGGTATTCTTGACCAGGAAGGATTCAAGGCTCATTTCGAGCTACACTGCTACGAACCATCAGATATTCTGCAGCCTTTTGTGACGCACATTTGGACTCAGCGCCAAAAATCCTCTACGCAGACACCGTATCAGCCAATCGAAATCCTATCCGGTCCAAATGTGTATCTATTCTTTTCAGCAAAAAAAGCATTCATCCATAGCACTATCCCTGGAAAATTTAGATACAACCCGCACGCCGATGGCGTTATCGCGGGGGTTAAGTTCCAACCCGGTGGCTTTTATCCGTTCCTGAAACGTCCACTGTCAGAAATGATGGACAAAACTATACCGGTCACCGCCGTATTTCCAGGGGCAGACGCTGATTTTATCTCAAAACTTTTGGCATCCTCGGACAAAGAGATAGTCAGCAGCCTTGAAGCGTTATTGACCAGCAGGCTTCCCGCGTATGATAGGAATCTCCAGCTTGTAGGTAAAATCATGGCCGCGCTTGATACCAATGAACTGCCTCAAAACGTCAAGGGTATAGCGAAAACGATAGGTAAGAGTGAGCGCTCGTTACAACTCCTTTTTCACACGTACGTTGGCGTCTCTCTAAAATGGGTACTCACCCGCAGAAGGTTACTTGATACCATACGGCAGGTTCATACCCACGCAGGCATCACATGGACAGAAGCCGCTGCCGAACAAGGCTACAGCAGCCAGTCACACTTCACCCGCGAATTTAAAAGCGCAACCGGGGTATCACCCTCACAATATTTAAAGGCGACACGTACGGATACGAACAAATAG
- a CDS encoding right-handed parallel beta-helix repeat-containing protein, with translation MRETKIKKLLTIIVTVGAFIGLGFWLFIVLQPKDSATNPPDNKISNILPSIKLVISDDSFKTINDSKTLEIAIDSDNSAAISKVEYLLDDKVAARSIEAPFAVTISIAQLSAGEHTLQAIAYDTKGSSVKSKVFTFTVESDEVVPSDDSSSDMVGSLPRKKSSVVTASTGGSQNSSGNSGGDSGPSDPDDPSGLEDGVRTAGGWWSSLPTSMEVCSNGVLDGGPTSAPAGAITVPAGDNAGFSLNQANKTFWFAPGVHTLGSGIFSSITAGEGSTYIGAPGAIIDGQFINRYAFQGNATNVRVAYLEIRNFGVDMSDPNVTEPVNNNEGVINHDAGDGWTMEYLNAHHNDGAAIFMGSENQVRNNCMKDNGQYGFSMFKMPISGDSAIKDIVIDHNEISGNNQDDWESLIDGCGCTGAGKFWDVEGAAVTNNYVHDNLSTGLWADTNDIDFLFDSNWIEHNSGEGIWYEISYNATISRNVLKRNAWTTGQNNTGSPGPAIYISESGGDSRLQSSTSGSTDFQIKNNLLEDNFSGVSIYENSNRFCNSNGNTSKGYCTPFVLPTLIPEPHDFDYPNPISTTHPCYTQIKNAPYTADCRWHAKNVQVFNNEFRFDPTVVPCVGSYCGVQALFATGADNMNTGPTYGAWVPLAYNVANVQNDVMLNNNNKFYNNKYFGNWRFAKGYGEKIYYGSWRAAPFLQDNGSTFDGLLGPAPVANSLDTDTATLEGSIGHWEPWYSAGVTQSTLEAHSGTHSLKINVTDEGGWAADLNNWPGLPSGPGNKHISFWAKQGFGATSSVTMRVKWYSDANTLLQTDPVPLAGLTTGWQQANMNVTAPVGTVNVFVEFSSSSGTVGNTVYADDFIIGDI, from the coding sequence GTGAGGGAAACAAAAATTAAAAAATTACTAACTATCATCGTCACCGTGGGGGCCTTCATAGGGCTTGGTTTCTGGTTGTTTATTGTTTTGCAGCCTAAAGATTCGGCAACTAATCCACCCGACAATAAGATATCAAATATCTTACCCTCGATTAAATTAGTTATTTCTGATGATAGTTTTAAGACAATCAATGATAGCAAAACCCTTGAAATTGCTATTGATTCAGATAATAGTGCAGCGATTTCAAAAGTCGAATACCTACTGGATGACAAAGTTGCCGCTAGGAGCATTGAAGCACCTTTTGCAGTCACGATAAGTATCGCACAGCTTTCGGCTGGCGAGCATACGCTGCAGGCAATTGCGTACGACACCAAGGGCAGTAGCGTGAAGAGCAAAGTATTTACTTTTACTGTTGAGTCTGATGAGGTTGTGCCTTCGGATGACTCGTCTAGCGACATGGTAGGTTCCCTTCCTCGCAAGAAATCTAGCGTAGTTACTGCAAGTACTGGTGGATCGCAGAATTCGAGTGGTAATTCTGGCGGTGACTCCGGCCCGAGCGATCCGGATGATCCAAGCGGCCTTGAAGATGGTGTTCGCACCGCTGGTGGGTGGTGGTCTTCCCTTCCTACTAGCATGGAGGTTTGTAGTAACGGGGTCCTAGACGGAGGGCCAACAAGCGCCCCAGCGGGTGCAATAACTGTTCCTGCTGGTGATAATGCGGGCTTCAGCTTGAATCAGGCGAACAAAACCTTTTGGTTTGCACCGGGAGTCCATACGCTTGGTTCGGGTATATTCAGCAGCATAACGGCTGGTGAAGGAAGCACGTATATCGGTGCTCCAGGTGCCATTATCGATGGTCAATTCATCAATAGATATGCCTTTCAAGGAAACGCTACGAATGTGCGTGTGGCCTACCTTGAGATCCGTAACTTTGGAGTCGATATGAGCGATCCTAATGTTACGGAGCCCGTCAATAATAATGAAGGGGTAATTAACCACGATGCGGGTGATGGCTGGACGATGGAATACCTCAATGCTCATCATAACGACGGTGCAGCAATCTTTATGGGAAGCGAAAACCAAGTACGCAACAACTGCATGAAAGATAATGGGCAGTATGGCTTTAGCATGTTTAAGATGCCTATTAGCGGCGACTCGGCCATTAAAGACATCGTCATCGATCACAATGAAATCTCCGGTAATAACCAAGACGATTGGGAAAGCCTCATTGACGGCTGTGGCTGTACTGGTGCTGGTAAATTCTGGGATGTTGAAGGTGCAGCCGTAACTAACAACTACGTGCATGACAATCTTAGCACCGGTTTATGGGCTGACACTAACGACATTGACTTCCTATTCGACAGTAACTGGATTGAGCATAACAGTGGTGAAGGTATTTGGTACGAAATTAGCTACAATGCCACTATTAGCCGGAACGTCCTCAAGCGTAACGCTTGGACAACTGGTCAAAATAACACCGGTTCCCCTGGCCCAGCAATCTACATTTCCGAATCGGGCGGTGATAGCCGGCTTCAATCAAGCACTAGCGGTAGCACCGACTTCCAGATTAAAAATAACCTTCTAGAAGATAATTTCTCAGGTGTTTCTATCTACGAAAACTCTAACCGCTTCTGTAACTCAAATGGTAATACGAGCAAAGGCTACTGTACGCCATTTGTTTTACCAACACTTATTCCTGAACCACATGATTTCGATTACCCTAATCCTATCAGTACCACCCACCCATGCTATACGCAGATAAAGAATGCGCCTTATACGGCAGACTGTCGTTGGCATGCTAAAAACGTGCAAGTGTTTAATAATGAGTTCCGCTTTGATCCAACTGTAGTACCTTGTGTTGGGAGCTACTGTGGTGTTCAGGCACTCTTTGCAACTGGCGCCGACAATATGAACACTGGGCCGACCTATGGAGCATGGGTACCTCTCGCATACAACGTAGCCAATGTTCAAAATGATGTTATGTTGAACAATAACAATAAATTTTATAACAATAAATATTTTGGCAACTGGCGTTTTGCCAAGGGGTATGGCGAAAAGATTTACTACGGTTCCTGGCGGGCAGCACCCTTCTTGCAAGATAACGGGAGTACGTTTGATGGTCTGTTAGGACCTGCGCCAGTTGCAAATAGCTTAGATACTGATACGGCAACACTTGAAGGTTCGATCGGTCATTGGGAGCCTTGGTATTCGGCCGGTGTAACGCAGTCAACGCTTGAAGCGCATAGCGGTACGCATAGTCTCAAAATTAATGTTACGGATGAGGGCGGTTGGGCTGCCGACCTTAATAACTGGCCAGGTTTACCATCAGGACCCGGCAATAAGCATATCAGTTTTTGGGCGAAGCAGGGATTCGGGGCTACCTCTAGCGTAACGATGAGGGTCAAGTGGTATAGCGATGCTAATACACTTCTACAAACCGACCCGGTTCCTCTTGCTGGTTTGACGACAGGATGGCAGCAGGCTAACATGAACGTTACTGCGCCTGTCGGTACGGTGAACGTATTTGTCGAATTTTCCAGTAGTTCCGGAACCGTTGGTAATACAGTGTATGCAGATGACTTTATAATAGGAGATATATAA
- a CDS encoding LamG domain-containing protein — MLGSARSVLLQSALPAPMAAYSFSEGSGLTTVDSSTHGRTLTLNATTWTTGHTGFGITNTTTGQGATGSFIGPADTLTIMAWIRPLNLAAGTTHFALGFVDSSANTQVGIFTQRADFGTSDVLQADIRIGGSLKELHGTALTLNTWTHIALTYNGSIIYLYKDGVLVTSLAATGNIGTGDAFYVAGWSTVAPYDTDVDIDDVRVFSTALTQGQVIIGMNTPVT; from the coding sequence ATGCTTGGTTCAGCCCGAAGTGTACTTCTGCAAAGTGCGCTACCTGCGCCTATGGCTGCCTATAGCTTTAGCGAAGGCTCAGGCCTTACAACTGTAGATTCGTCCACTCACGGTCGCACACTTACTCTTAACGCAACAACTTGGACGACTGGCCATACGGGATTTGGCATAACTAATACCACTACGGGACAGGGTGCTACCGGATCTTTCATAGGACCAGCGGATACTCTTACGATTATGGCTTGGATTCGCCCTTTAAATCTTGCCGCGGGTACGACGCATTTTGCGTTAGGGTTTGTCGATAGCTCGGCTAATACTCAGGTCGGTATATTCACTCAGCGTGCAGATTTTGGCACGTCGGATGTCCTACAGGCCGATATACGAATAGGGGGAAGTCTAAAAGAGTTACACGGTACTGCTCTGACGTTGAACACATGGACGCATATCGCCCTGACCTATAATGGTTCCATAATATATCTATATAAAGATGGTGTGCTTGTGACATCACTAGCGGCTACGGGGAATATAGGAACCGGCGATGCTTTTTATGTTGCGGGCTGGAGTACAGTTGCCCCGTATGATACCGACGTTGATATTGATGATGTCCGCGTCTTTAGTACTGCCCTTACTCAGGGGCAGGTTATAATCGGCATGAACACCCCCGTCACATAG
- a CDS encoding RNA ligase family protein has translation MGYLPMLLQKTETLPEGKDWIYERKYDGWRFLAYHDADKDRSRLVSRGGNDYTAEKKFSIVAGQIAAAASYLDAVFDGEIVGEVEGKHNLRTLRVPEAKLVYYVFDLLDIDGIPLVGRRWSVRRAALEEIFQSQPNIKLAPYSDDKDKILKKAKKSGYEGVVAKNIRGVYTQDSRTHMALKYKSPEYRRE, from the coding sequence ATGGGATATCTGCCCATGCTACTCCAAAAAACAGAAACTTTGCCTGAGGGCAAAGACTGGATTTATGAACGTAAATATGACGGCTGGAGATTCCTTGCGTATCATGATGCGGACAAGGATAGATCACGTTTAGTAAGCCGCGGCGGAAATGATTATACCGCTGAAAAGAAATTTTCAATTGTCGCAGGTCAGATCGCAGCTGCGGCAAGCTATCTTGATGCGGTGTTCGACGGTGAAATAGTCGGAGAGGTTGAGGGCAAACACAATCTTCGTACGCTGCGAGTGCCCGAGGCAAAGCTGGTTTATTACGTGTTTGACCTGCTGGATATAGACGGAATTCCGCTTGTTGGTAGGCGATGGTCCGTAAGGCGCGCGGCACTTGAAGAAATATTTCAGTCACAGCCGAACATCAAGCTCGCTCCTTATTCAGATGATAAGGATAAGATACTTAAAAAAGCTAAAAAATCTGGTTATGAGGGTGTTGTTGCGAAAAACATCAGAGGGGTCTACACGCAAGACAGTCGAACGCATATGGCATTGAAATATAAATCTCCAGAGTACCGTCGAGAATGA
- a CDS encoding zinc-dependent alcohol dehydrogenase family protein gives MKAAIFKGKGNVEINERPDPKIQDPTDAVVRVVMACVCGSDLWPYRGIRKRKIGNPIGHEFIGIVEATGSDVTNIKVGDFVIAPFLYSDGTCPHCQVGMTANCQHGGGWGSDSTDGGQGEAVRVPLADGTLVKVPKSDYPEDMLASLLTLSDVMCTGYHAAISAGVKKGDTVAVVGDGAVGLCAVIAAKMLGAKRIIALSRNPARQKLAKEFGATDIVEERGGDAVEAIMKLTDDVGVDAALECVGTNEAVQTAIGIARPGSIIGVVGLPTDVELPFSDMFFKNIGILGGPAPARAYIPKLLDDVLEGRINPGRVFDLRTDLDDIKEAYAAMDERRAIKSLLRVSNL, from the coding sequence ATGAAAGCAGCAATTTTTAAGGGTAAGGGTAACGTTGAGATTAATGAACGACCAGATCCTAAAATTCAGGATCCGACCGATGCTGTCGTGCGGGTCGTGATGGCCTGCGTTTGTGGTTCAGATCTTTGGCCTTATCGCGGAATACGTAAGAGAAAAATAGGTAATCCTATTGGGCATGAGTTTATTGGAATAGTCGAAGCAACTGGCTCGGATGTCACTAACATCAAAGTAGGCGATTTTGTTATTGCTCCGTTTCTTTATAGCGATGGAACATGTCCTCATTGCCAGGTCGGCATGACCGCAAACTGTCAGCACGGCGGTGGTTGGGGTAGTGATTCTACTGATGGAGGCCAAGGTGAAGCCGTGCGAGTACCCCTCGCTGACGGTACCTTGGTAAAAGTGCCAAAATCAGACTACCCAGAAGATATGTTAGCTTCCCTTCTTACCCTTTCGGATGTGATGTGTACCGGCTATCACGCAGCGATCAGCGCTGGCGTTAAAAAAGGCGACACCGTTGCAGTTGTGGGAGATGGCGCTGTCGGGCTCTGCGCTGTTATAGCAGCGAAAATGCTCGGCGCTAAACGTATCATTGCCCTTAGTCGAAACCCTGCCCGTCAAAAACTTGCGAAAGAATTCGGCGCAACGGATATTGTTGAGGAACGTGGCGGCGACGCAGTCGAAGCGATTATGAAACTTACGGATGATGTCGGTGTTGATGCAGCACTTGAATGCGTTGGCACAAACGAAGCTGTCCAAACGGCAATTGGCATTGCTCGCCCAGGTTCAATTATTGGTGTCGTCGGTTTACCTACTGATGTCGAGTTGCCTTTTAGCGACATGTTCTTCAAGAATATAGGAATTCTTGGCGGTCCTGCCCCAGCTCGAGCGTACATACCTAAATTACTTGACGATGTTTTGGAAGGCCGCATTAACCCGGGGCGTGTGTTTGATCTAAGAACAGACTTAGATGATATCAAGGAAGCGTACGCAGCCATGGATGAACGGCGAGCTATTAAGTCGCTGCTAAGAGTAAGTAATCTATAG
- a CDS encoding cupin domain-containing protein: protein MKIIPPTETTKGPKEMFTGDVYMNVIAKGEEPSRVRVNTVRFMPGTHTAWHSHAVGQTLHVTDGVGLAQARDGEVQEIRAGDTIYTPPGQWHWHGAAPDHFMTHLAIWEAPAQDSGPESEWGELVTDEEYGQT from the coding sequence ATGAAAATCATACCGCCAACAGAAACGACAAAAGGTCCAAAAGAAATGTTTACAGGCGACGTTTATATGAATGTCATCGCTAAAGGTGAAGAACCTTCACGAGTGCGTGTTAATACGGTCCGTTTTATGCCCGGTACTCACACCGCATGGCACTCTCATGCTGTCGGACAGACATTGCATGTAACTGACGGTGTCGGATTGGCTCAAGCCCGTGATGGTGAAGTCCAAGAAATTCGAGCTGGCGACACAATCTACACGCCTCCTGGTCAGTGGCATTGGCATGGTGCCGCGCCGGATCACTTTATGACACATCTTGCTATTTGGGAGGCTCCCGCTCAGGATAGTGGTCCCGAGAGTGAATGGGGTGAGCTGGTTACGGATGAGGAGTACGGACAGACTTAG
- a CDS encoding FAD-binding protein, translated as MEISHLAHIAKAKHIQETVKKLAQSGKQAKMFHGSTNSTRPPIDPDLAIIDVSDLNEIIEINIEDGYVITEPNVPLDTLVKATGKFGFTLPMVAEFPGITAGGAAQGGSGESSSHKYGLFSDTCLEYEVILGNGDRVFCSPTKNKDLFQGLACSFGSLGVLTAIKIKIIRSAKYVKLNYYPTENYKETISIVKEHVNKGAEFVDAIQLSKNKGVVVVGEYSHKKVGQVAHFAHAWNEWFYLHVEERLAQGIYEEPTPLTDYLFRYDRGGFWVAKYGFRGTKIQFNRMNRFLLSWMFKTRTLFKLLHSSGYSYRYVAQDICLPQETVNKFLEYNDTTTRIYPLWICPLKPTDNKLAPTALDTKLVINIGIWGEPQETGKDFRTLNRDIENKVHKLGGRKVLYAHAYYTPEEYWTIYDKKWYEKLRKKYHAEVLFPDVYRKTLTKPLTTEPSRRRALIGLLKSPYKH; from the coding sequence ATGGAAATCTCTCATCTTGCCCACATCGCAAAGGCAAAGCATATTCAGGAAACCGTCAAAAAACTTGCTCAATCCGGCAAGCAAGCAAAGATGTTTCATGGTTCAACCAACTCGACACGTCCGCCAATCGACCCAGATTTAGCAATTATTGATGTAAGCGATTTAAATGAGATTATAGAAATTAATATAGAAGATGGCTATGTTATTACAGAGCCAAACGTTCCACTCGACACACTCGTTAAAGCAACAGGTAAATTCGGATTTACGCTTCCAATGGTCGCAGAGTTTCCCGGCATTACGGCTGGAGGAGCGGCGCAAGGCGGTTCAGGCGAAAGTAGCTCGCACAAATATGGCCTGTTCAGCGACACCTGCCTAGAATATGAAGTTATTCTTGGAAATGGAGACCGGGTTTTCTGCTCGCCAACCAAGAATAAAGACCTGTTTCAAGGCTTAGCTTGCTCATTTGGCTCACTGGGTGTTTTAACAGCTATCAAAATCAAGATCATACGCTCTGCAAAGTACGTAAAACTGAATTATTATCCTACCGAGAACTACAAAGAAACAATCTCAATCGTTAAAGAACACGTCAATAAAGGTGCTGAATTTGTTGATGCGATTCAACTGTCCAAGAACAAAGGAGTTGTCGTGGTGGGTGAATATTCACATAAAAAAGTTGGGCAAGTAGCGCATTTTGCGCATGCATGGAATGAGTGGTTTTATCTGCACGTTGAAGAACGGCTTGCTCAAGGTATCTACGAAGAGCCTACTCCGCTGACAGATTATCTTTTCCGTTATGATCGGGGTGGTTTTTGGGTTGCTAAATATGGTTTTAGAGGCACAAAAATACAATTCAACCGAATGAACAGATTCCTCCTTTCTTGGATGTTCAAAACACGCACATTATTCAAGCTGCTACACAGTTCAGGATACTCATACCGTTATGTAGCTCAGGATATCTGCTTGCCGCAAGAAACGGTTAACAAGTTTTTAGAATACAACGACACTACTACAAGAATCTATCCACTTTGGATTTGCCCATTAAAGCCGACTGATAATAAGCTTGCGCCGACCGCACTTGATACAAAACTCGTTATAAACATTGGTATTTGGGGCGAACCACAAGAAACCGGCAAAGATTTTCGTACCCTAAATAGAGATATCGAAAATAAAGTCCATAAACTTGGAGGGCGAAAAGTACTCTACGCTCACGCATACTACACACCTGAAGAATATTGGACAATTTATGATAAAAAATGGTACGAAAAATTACGCAAAAAATACCATGCTGAAGTGTTATTTCCAGATGTGTACCGCAAAACTTTGACTAAGCCCTTAACAACTGAGCCATCGAGAAGACGTGCACTAATTGGTCTTTTAAAATCTCCCTATAAGCACTAG
- a CDS encoding sulfite exporter TauE/SafE family protein, with the protein MEFIYLATFFVAFASSILSGMAGSGGGYIMAPYWLLTGMTPAQAATSGAFVAGGMAGSSLAAFRGSDHMPKNRKLVVSLVAVTLVSSAVGPFFLQHTSADTFKPLVAIITIVALPLLFIRRPNIELSRKHKTVGMGVLIMILLASSYITSSAFSLMIAIVLSQMFSLTVLQSTALRRLIGIVQSAVMFSVLFALGNFVWAHAIAGVIGGILGSYIGTKFAIKRGERFAKYALATGAVVGAIALLA; encoded by the coding sequence ATGGAATTTATTTATTTGGCAACGTTTTTCGTTGCATTTGCATCTAGTATTTTGAGTGGCATGGCCGGCAGCGGCGGAGGATATATCATGGCCCCGTACTGGCTGCTGACGGGTATGACACCTGCGCAAGCTGCAACTTCCGGTGCCTTTGTGGCGGGTGGCATGGCCGGCAGCTCCCTAGCAGCCTTTCGTGGGTCGGACCACATGCCCAAAAACCGCAAATTGGTTGTATCGCTCGTGGCAGTAACATTAGTGTCGTCAGCAGTTGGCCCATTTTTTCTGCAACACACTTCAGCAGATACCTTTAAGCCGCTGGTGGCTATTATTACTATCGTTGCGCTACCATTGTTATTCATTCGACGCCCAAACATTGAACTGAGCCGAAAACATAAAACAGTGGGTATGGGAGTACTCATAATGATATTGCTAGCCAGTTCATACATTACTAGCAGTGCTTTTTCACTGATGATAGCGATCGTTCTTTCCCAAATGTTCAGCCTCACGGTCCTGCAATCAACAGCCCTGCGTCGACTCATAGGCATTGTACAGTCGGCGGTTATGTTCAGTGTCCTATTCGCGCTAGGTAACTTTGTCTGGGCTCATGCGATCGCAGGAGTCATCGGTGGAATTTTAGGTAGCTATATTGGCACGAAATTTGCTATTAAACGGGGTGAGCGGTTCGCTAAATATGCGCTGGCGACTGGTGCGGTCGTTGGGGCGATTGCTTTGCTGGCGTGA